The Peribacillus sp. FSL P2-0133 genome has a segment encoding these proteins:
- a CDS encoding CtsR family transcriptional regulator, with amino-acid sequence MRNISDIIETYLKQVLEISQKDILEIKRSEIADKFQCVPSQINYVINTRFTIERGYVVESKRGGGGYIRIMKVESQDSVQLINQLLSLIGSRVTQSMAEGVISRLMNEDVINEREAKIMMSVIDRSVIYIDLPDRDELRARILTAMLTTLKYK; translated from the coding sequence GTGAGAAACATATCTGATATTATCGAAACTTATTTAAAGCAAGTACTTGAAATAAGTCAAAAAGATATCTTAGAGATTAAAAGAAGTGAAATAGCAGATAAATTTCAGTGTGTTCCTTCTCAAATCAATTACGTAATCAATACCAGGTTTACCATCGAGCGAGGTTATGTTGTAGAGAGTAAGCGTGGAGGCGGCGGTTACATACGCATCATGAAAGTCGAATCGCAGGATTCCGTGCAACTTATCAACCAATTATTATCGCTTATTGGTTCAAGGGTAACCCAATCGATGGCTGAAGGAGTAATTTCAAGGCTGATGAATGAAGACGTCATTAATGAACGAGAAGCAAAGATTATGATGAGCGTCATAGATAGATCGGTGATTTATATCGACCTACCTGACCGCGATGAGCTTAGGGCAAGAATTTTAACTGCGATGCTTACGACTTTAAAATATAAATGA
- a CDS encoding UvrB/UvrC motif-containing protein produces MICQECHQRPATLHFTKIINGKKTEVMICEKCAQEKGEMFMDVGGPGFSINNLLAGLLNIESNIQQTKANAFPKTEERRCPHCHRSYKEFVHIGKFGCAECYKTFNEQLNPILKRVHSGNTAHIGKIPKRIGGTIYLRKQILDLKEVLKVHIDQEEFEKAAEVRDKVRSLEKRYEAQEGGEEL; encoded by the coding sequence TTGATTTGCCAAGAATGTCATCAAAGGCCTGCTACCCTGCACTTCACCAAAATCATCAATGGAAAAAAGACTGAAGTCATGATTTGTGAGAAATGTGCTCAGGAAAAAGGTGAAATGTTCATGGATGTAGGTGGACCTGGTTTTTCAATAAATAATTTATTAGCAGGATTGTTGAATATTGAGTCGAATATTCAACAGACAAAGGCAAATGCATTTCCCAAAACGGAAGAGAGGCGTTGCCCGCATTGTCATCGATCTTATAAAGAATTTGTCCATATAGGTAAGTTTGGCTGTGCCGAATGTTATAAAACGTTCAATGAACAGTTAAATCCCATTTTAAAGAGGGTTCATAGCGGCAATACAGCACATATAGGGAAAATTCCAAAAAGGATTGGTGGCACCATATATCTTCGAAAGCAAATTTTGGATTTAAAAGAAGTTTTAAAGGTCCACATTGATCAAGAGGAGTTTGAGAAAGCGGCAGAGGTAAGAGATAAGGTTCGTTCCCTTGAAAAAAGGTATGAAGCGCAAGAGGGAGGCGAGGAATTATGA
- a CDS encoding protein arginine kinase, with product MSLEKFVENALSSWMSAEGPEIDIVLSSRIRLARNFKDFTFPTSFSNEEAKKIIELVKKRIEEEVTPELGKLELLEIDQLQPLEKRVLVEKHLISPHLVEDSAKSACLLSENEEISIMINEEDHLRIQCLMSGLQLKETLKIANVLDDWIEESIDYAYDEERGYLTSCPTNVGTGLRASVMMHLPGLVLTQQMNNIIPAINQLGLVVRGIYGEGSQALGNIFQISNQITLGKSERDIVEDLTSVVQQIIAQERSARDALARTSHIQLEDRIFRSYGILSNARIIETKEAATCISDVRLGIDLGYIKNISKSILNELMILTQSGFLQKYAGGPLRPHERDIRRAALIRERLNFTESSSS from the coding sequence ATGAGCTTGGAAAAGTTTGTAGAAAACGCCTTGAGTTCCTGGATGAGTGCCGAAGGGCCGGAAATCGATATTGTATTGAGTTCGCGGATTCGGCTGGCCAGGAATTTTAAAGACTTTACCTTCCCAACCTCCTTTTCTAACGAAGAAGCTAAAAAAATCATTGAATTGGTCAAAAAAAGAATCGAAGAAGAAGTAACCCCAGAGCTTGGAAAACTGGAACTATTAGAGATTGACCAATTGCAGCCACTGGAAAAGCGTGTTCTCGTTGAAAAACATTTAATCAGTCCCCATTTAGTTGAAGATTCAGCGAAAAGCGCATGTCTCCTTTCGGAAAATGAAGAAATAAGTATCATGATAAACGAAGAGGATCATCTCCGTATTCAATGTTTAATGTCGGGGTTGCAGCTAAAGGAAACCTTAAAGATTGCAAATGTTCTTGACGATTGGATTGAAGAATCCATAGACTATGCATATGATGAGGAAAGAGGATACCTAACTAGTTGTCCGACTAATGTGGGAACAGGATTAAGAGCTTCGGTCATGATGCATCTGCCTGGCCTTGTCCTTACACAGCAGATGAATAATATCATACCGGCTATCAACCAATTGGGGTTGGTGGTTCGAGGGATTTATGGAGAGGGCAGTCAAGCCTTGGGGAATATTTTTCAAATCTCCAATCAAATTACTCTTGGAAAGTCGGAAAGGGATATCGTTGAAGATCTAACAAGTGTAGTGCAACAAATCATAGCCCAGGAACGGTCAGCGAGGGATGCATTAGCGAGGACTTCCCACATACAATTAGAAGATAGAATTTTCCGTTCATATGGGATTTTGTCCAATGCTCGCATCATCGAGACCAAGGAAGCAGCTACCTGTATCTCCGATGTTAGATTAGGGATAGATCTTGGGTATATAAAGAATATTTCTAAAAGCATTCTAAATGAGTTGATGATTTTGACGCAGTCGGGATTTTTACAAAAGTACGCAGGTGGCCCTTTAAGACCCCATGAAAGGGATATCCGTAGAGCGGCACTCATCCGGGAACGCTTGAATTTCACGGAATCTTCCTCCTCATAG
- the clpC gene encoding ATP-dependent protease ATP-binding subunit ClpC → MMFGRFTERAQKVLALAQEEAIRLGHNNIGTEHILLGLVREGDGIAAKALYALGLGPDKIQKEVENLIGRGQDTAQTIHYTPRAKKVIELSMDEARKLGHSYVGTEHVLLGLIREGEGVAARVLNNLGVSLNKARQQVLQLLGSNESGGHQGSAASNASTPTLDGLARDLTAIAREGSLDPVIGRSKEIQRVIEVLSRRTKNNPVLIGEPGVGKTAIAEGLAQQIINNEVPEILRDKRVMTLDMGTVVAGTKYRGEFEDRLKKVMDEIRQAGNIILFIDELHTLIGAGGAEGAIDASNILKPSLARGELQCIGATTLDEYRKYIEKDAALERRFQPIQVDEPTIEESIQILKGLRDRYEAHHRVSITDEAIDAAVKLSDRYISDRFLPDKAIDLIDEAGSKVRLRSYTTPPNLKELEVKLDDVRKEKDASVQSQEFEKAASLRDTEQRLREQLEETKKTWKEKQGQENSEVTVDDIAHVVSSWTGVPVTKLAQTESDKLLNMESILHDRVIGQEEAVIAVSKAVRRARAGLKDPKRPIGSFIFLGPTGVGKTELARALAESIFGDEDAMIRIDMSEYMEKHSTSRLVGSPPGYVGYEEGGQLTEKVRRKPYSVVLLDEIEKAHPDVFNILLQVLEDGRLTDSKGRTVDFRNTILIMTSNVGASALKIDKYVGFNIQDTGQDYKNMKGKVMEELKRAFRPEFLNRIDETIVFHSLEKDHLKQIVTLMSNQLTTRLKEQEIYLELTDAAREKIATEGFDPEYGARPIRRALQKHVEDYLSEELLKGNVKKGQTVVMDVVNNEFAIRQGEPVNVSE, encoded by the coding sequence ATGATGTTTGGTCGTTTTACTGAAAGAGCCCAGAAAGTATTAGCATTAGCCCAAGAAGAGGCAATCCGTTTAGGTCATAATAATATCGGCACGGAACATATTTTACTGGGCCTTGTCCGAGAAGGTGATGGTATTGCAGCCAAAGCGTTATATGCTCTTGGATTGGGTCCGGATAAGATTCAGAAAGAAGTGGAAAATCTAATTGGCCGAGGACAGGATACGGCTCAAACGATACATTATACCCCAAGAGCCAAGAAAGTCATTGAACTTTCCATGGATGAGGCAAGAAAATTAGGTCACTCATATGTTGGGACAGAGCATGTTCTTCTAGGTCTTATCCGAGAAGGGGAAGGTGTAGCTGCCCGCGTATTGAATAATCTGGGAGTAAGTTTAAATAAAGCTCGACAACAAGTATTACAACTTCTGGGAAGCAATGAATCAGGTGGTCACCAAGGTTCAGCCGCTTCAAATGCAAGCACGCCGACACTGGATGGCCTTGCACGTGATTTAACGGCGATTGCCAGGGAAGGAAGTTTGGATCCCGTTATCGGAAGAAGTAAGGAAATACAGCGTGTCATCGAGGTATTAAGCCGTCGTACAAAAAATAACCCAGTATTAATCGGTGAACCTGGGGTTGGTAAAACAGCCATTGCTGAAGGGCTTGCCCAACAGATCATCAATAATGAGGTACCTGAAATTTTACGTGATAAACGCGTAATGACACTTGATATGGGTACTGTTGTGGCTGGTACTAAATACCGGGGTGAATTTGAGGACCGGTTGAAGAAAGTTATGGATGAAATACGTCAGGCGGGTAATATCATCCTATTCATCGATGAATTGCATACATTGATTGGTGCAGGTGGTGCAGAAGGTGCCATTGATGCCTCCAATATCCTTAAACCATCATTGGCGCGAGGTGAATTACAATGTATCGGTGCCACGACTTTGGATGAGTACCGGAAGTATATTGAAAAGGATGCCGCGCTTGAACGTCGTTTCCAGCCAATCCAAGTCGATGAGCCGACTATTGAGGAATCCATCCAAATTCTCAAGGGGCTGCGTGACCGTTATGAGGCACATCACCGCGTATCGATTACTGACGAAGCGATTGATGCCGCAGTCAAATTATCCGACCGTTATATTTCCGATCGCTTTTTACCGGATAAAGCGATTGACTTGATTGATGAAGCTGGTTCCAAGGTTAGGCTGCGTTCATACACAACGCCACCTAACTTAAAAGAACTTGAAGTGAAGCTGGATGATGTTCGTAAGGAAAAGGATGCTTCCGTTCAGAGTCAGGAATTTGAAAAAGCAGCTTCGCTTCGCGATACAGAACAACGCTTAAGAGAACAATTGGAAGAAACGAAAAAGACTTGGAAAGAAAAACAAGGGCAGGAGAACAGTGAAGTGACTGTGGATGACATTGCACACGTCGTATCCAGTTGGACGGGAGTTCCAGTTACTAAATTGGCACAAACAGAGTCAGACAAACTGCTTAATATGGAGTCAATCCTCCATGATCGTGTAATTGGGCAGGAAGAGGCTGTCATTGCGGTTTCTAAAGCAGTACGACGTGCAAGGGCAGGTTTGAAAGATCCTAAACGTCCAATTGGTTCATTCATCTTCTTAGGACCTACAGGGGTCGGTAAAACCGAGCTAGCCCGTGCTTTAGCTGAATCCATTTTTGGTGATGAAGATGCCATGATCCGCATCGATATGTCCGAATATATGGAGAAACATTCGACTTCACGTCTTGTTGGATCCCCTCCAGGATATGTTGGATACGAAGAAGGCGGTCAGTTAACGGAAAAAGTGCGGAGGAAACCATACTCCGTCGTTCTGCTTGATGAAATAGAAAAGGCCCATCCGGATGTCTTCAATATTCTTCTTCAAGTATTGGAAGACGGAAGACTGACAGATTCCAAGGGGCGTACTGTCGATTTTAGGAATACCATCCTGATTATGACATCGAATGTAGGGGCGTCGGCCTTGAAAATTGATAAGTATGTCGGCTTTAATATCCAGGATACTGGCCAGGACTATAAAAATATGAAAGGGAAAGTGATGGAAGAACTCAAACGTGCATTCCGTCCGGAATTCCTGAATCGTATTGATGAAACTATCGTGTTCCACTCATTAGAGAAGGATCATTTGAAACAAATCGTTACATTAATGTCAAATCAGCTTACTACCCGTTTGAAAGAACAGGAGATATACTTGGAGCTGACAGATGCGGCTAGAGAAAAAATTGCTACGGAAGGTTTTGATCCGGAATATGGGGCACGGCCAATCCGCAGGGCACTTCAGAAGCATGTAGAAGATTATCTATCCGAAGAGTTGCTTAAGGGCAACGTGAAAAAAGGGCAAACGGTCGTAATGGATGTCGTGAATAATGAGTTTGCAATCCGACAAGGCGAGCCTGTTAATGTAAGTGAATAA
- the radA gene encoding DNA repair protein RadA, which yields MAVKKKTKFMCQSCGYESPKWMGKCPGCGEWNKMVEETEIVKPARKGAFTNSEVRGSGEREKAAPITTIQSEKEPRIKTDLMELNRALGGGIVQGSLVLIGGDPGIGKSTLLLQVSSQLAHKQKKVLYISGEESVKQTKLRADRLGTMSENLFVYAETDMDYIQQAITDVKPDLVIIDSIQTVYHSEVTSAPGSVSQVRECTASLMRIAKTNGIAIFIVGHVTKEGAIAGPRLLEHMVDTVLYFEGERHHTYRIIRAVKNRFGSTNEMGIFEMKEHGLEEVANPSEIFLEERSQGASGSTVVASMEGTRPVLVEIQALISPTSFGNPRRMATGIDHNRVSLLMAVLEKRVGLLLQNQDAYLKVAGGVKLDEPAIDLAVAISIASSFRDKPTNPADCIIGEVGLTGEVRRVSRIEQRVQEAAKLGFERVIIPANNIGGWTAPKGIKIVGVSSVSEALKQSLGG from the coding sequence ATGGCTGTAAAGAAGAAAACAAAATTTATGTGTCAGTCTTGTGGATATGAGTCACCGAAATGGATGGGGAAATGCCCAGGATGCGGTGAATGGAACAAAATGGTCGAGGAAACCGAAATCGTTAAACCTGCTAGAAAAGGCGCTTTTACCAATTCAGAGGTTAGAGGTTCCGGGGAACGGGAGAAGGCAGCACCCATAACGACTATTCAATCAGAAAAAGAACCCCGGATTAAGACGGATTTAATGGAATTGAATCGTGCTCTTGGGGGCGGGATCGTACAGGGATCACTTGTATTGATCGGAGGGGACCCGGGTATCGGTAAGTCCACCCTGCTTTTACAGGTATCATCCCAATTGGCGCATAAACAGAAAAAAGTGCTTTATATTTCTGGTGAAGAATCAGTCAAGCAGACCAAATTGAGAGCGGATCGGCTTGGGACCATGTCGGAAAATCTATTCGTTTATGCTGAAACCGATATGGATTATATCCAACAGGCAATTACGGATGTAAAACCGGATTTGGTCATTATTGACTCCATTCAAACGGTATACCATTCGGAGGTTACATCTGCCCCAGGAAGCGTTTCACAAGTGAGGGAGTGCACAGCCTCACTCATGCGCATTGCTAAAACGAACGGAATCGCGATTTTTATCGTCGGACACGTTACAAAGGAAGGGGCCATCGCGGGGCCACGGCTGCTTGAGCACATGGTTGATACAGTATTATATTTTGAAGGTGAAAGACACCATACATATCGAATTATACGTGCGGTTAAAAATCGCTTTGGTTCGACGAATGAGATGGGTATTTTTGAAATGAAAGAACATGGATTGGAAGAGGTCGCGAATCCATCGGAAATTTTCCTTGAAGAACGGTCGCAGGGAGCCTCGGGTTCCACAGTCGTCGCATCCATGGAGGGCACAAGGCCGGTGCTAGTCGAAATTCAAGCATTGATTTCACCTACGAGTTTTGGCAATCCGAGGCGAATGGCCACGGGAATCGACCACAATCGAGTTTCGCTTTTAATGGCTGTTCTGGAAAAGAGAGTGGGCTTGCTTCTTCAAAACCAAGATGCGTATTTAAAGGTTGCCGGTGGTGTCAAGCTGGATGAACCTGCAATTGACCTTGCTGTCGCAATAAGCATTGCTTCAAGCTTCCGTGATAAACCAACAAACCCTGCCGATTGCATCATTGGTGAAGTGGGGCTGACTGGTGAGGTAAGAAGGGTGTCAAGAATTGAACAAAGGGTGCAGGAAGCAGCAAAATTAGGGTTTGAGCGGGTTATCATACCGGCTAATAATATAGGGGGATGGACCGCGCCGAAGGGTATTAAGATCGTTGGTGTTTCATCGGTTTCGGAGGCTCTTAAACAATCGTTAGGGGGTTAA
- the disA gene encoding DNA integrity scanning diadenylate cyclase DisA, whose product MTDKKGYEKTKLEILQIVAPGTPLREGIENVLRANTGGLIVVGYNEKVRVIVDGGFEINCSCTPSTLYELAKMDGAIILNETADKIIFANAQLVPDNSTPSTETGMRHRTAERVARETKSLVIAISQRRNVITLYQGNFRYALKDIGVILAKANLAIQTLEKYKVVLQQSISVLGALEFEEIVTYADLLQVFHRYVMVLRIKAELLTYLNELGTEGRLIRLQMNEILADIETEGKWLIKDYTSSNDENPEEIIFRLQELAMQEKLDESILLKVLGYHGYIHLDESVHPRGYRILHKIPRLPGLIIENLVKQFGSFSEVNKATVENLDDVEGIGEVRANKIKEGLRILKNQLVTNRRM is encoded by the coding sequence ATGACAGATAAAAAAGGGTATGAGAAAACAAAATTGGAAATTCTGCAAATTGTTGCTCCAGGTACCCCGCTTCGGGAGGGGATTGAAAATGTCCTGAGGGCAAACACAGGTGGTTTGATAGTGGTCGGATATAATGAGAAGGTGCGAGTGATCGTGGATGGCGGCTTCGAAATCAACTGCAGCTGTACCCCCAGCACATTATATGAGTTGGCAAAGATGGACGGGGCCATCATTTTAAATGAAACAGCAGATAAGATCATTTTCGCAAATGCCCAACTAGTGCCGGATAACAGTACACCTTCCACAGAAACGGGAATGCGGCATAGGACAGCGGAACGTGTGGCAAGGGAGACCAAGTCGTTGGTCATCGCAATCTCACAACGTCGGAATGTCATCACTTTATATCAAGGAAATTTCCGATACGCCCTTAAAGATATAGGAGTCATACTTGCCAAGGCTAATTTAGCCATCCAGACCTTGGAAAAATACAAGGTGGTCCTGCAGCAGAGCATATCGGTTTTAGGAGCACTCGAGTTTGAGGAAATCGTGACCTATGCCGACCTTTTGCAGGTATTTCACCGATATGTAATGGTGCTCAGAATCAAGGCGGAGCTATTAACGTACCTTAATGAGCTTGGTACGGAAGGAAGATTGATCCGTTTGCAAATGAATGAAATTCTGGCAGATATTGAAACGGAAGGAAAATGGCTTATCAAGGATTATACCTCCAGTAATGATGAAAATCCCGAGGAAATCATTTTTAGGCTTCAAGAGTTGGCCATGCAGGAAAAACTGGATGAAAGCATTCTTCTAAAGGTGCTGGGCTATCATGGATACATACACCTTGATGAGTCAGTACATCCCCGTGGTTACCGTATTCTTCATAAAATCCCACGCTTGCCGGGTTTGATCATCGAAAATTTAGTGAAACAGTTCGGAAGCTTTAGTGAAGTCAATAAAGCTACGGTTGAAAACCTTGACGATGTGGAGGGCATAGGCGAAGTCCGCGCCAATAAAATCAAAGAAGGACTCCGGATTTTGAAAAATCAGCTTGTCACAAATAGAAGGATGTAG
- a CDS encoding PIN/TRAM domain-containing protein — translation MLKRIIQACFLIVGGTLGMLLIPELLIVLHADDIALINNPYVSVLLGAIIFYLITFWAVDHVIYFMKWLEEQLVKIPITDIIFGSVGLLVGLLAAFLVGSAFSAIKVPILNTVVPIILTLLFGYLGFQVGFKKRDELLSLFTKSNKKKNTDGEASEEDEEGYSKRLKILDTSVIIDGRIADICQTGFLEGTIVIPQFVLNELQHIADSSDALKRNRGRRGLDILNRIQKDLPIKVEMYEGDFEDIQEVDSKLVKLAKISGGMVVTNDFNLNKVCEFQNVAVLNINDLANAVKPVVLPGEEMNVQVIKDGKEQNQGIAYLDDGTMIVVEGGRDHIGKRIDVLVTSVLQTSAGRMIFAKPKLLEKAL, via the coding sequence ATGTTAAAACGCATTATACAAGCATGCTTCTTAATAGTCGGCGGAACACTTGGTATGTTACTTATTCCAGAATTATTAATTGTTTTACATGCAGATGATATTGCTTTAATAAACAATCCTTATGTAAGTGTACTGTTGGGTGCCATTATCTTTTATCTTATAACTTTTTGGGCAGTAGATCATGTGATCTATTTTATGAAGTGGCTGGAGGAACAGCTTGTAAAGATACCAATTACGGATATAATCTTTGGCAGCGTCGGTCTTTTAGTGGGACTGCTTGCGGCGTTCTTGGTTGGCTCCGCCTTCAGTGCCATCAAGGTTCCTATTTTAAATACAGTGGTTCCCATCATCCTTACGCTTTTATTTGGTTATCTTGGTTTTCAGGTGGGCTTTAAAAAGCGTGATGAGCTATTGAGTTTATTCACGAAAAGCAATAAGAAAAAGAACACTGATGGTGAAGCGAGCGAAGAGGATGAAGAGGGGTATAGCAAGCGGCTTAAGATTCTCGATACAAGCGTCATCATTGATGGTAGAATTGCGGATATTTGTCAGACAGGCTTTCTGGAGGGTACCATAGTCATTCCTCAATTCGTATTAAACGAACTGCAGCACATTGCCGATTCATCTGATGCATTGAAAAGGAATCGTGGAAGACGTGGTTTGGATATCTTGAATCGGATTCAAAAAGATCTTCCGATTAAAGTGGAGATGTACGAGGGGGATTTTGAAGACATTCAGGAAGTGGACAGTAAACTAGTGAAACTTGCCAAAATATCGGGCGGAATGGTCGTTACCAATGATTTCAATTTAAACAAAGTATGCGAGTTTCAAAATGTGGCGGTCCTTAATATCAATGACCTTGCCAATGCCGTAAAACCTGTTGTGCTTCCTGGGGAAGAGATGAATGTTCAGGTCATCAAGGACGGGAAAGAGCAGAACCAGGGCATCGCTTATTTAGACGATGGCACCATGATCGTTGTCGAGGGTGGCCGTGACCATATCGGGAAACGCATCGATGTACTTGTCACAAGTGTATTGCAAACCTCTGCAGGCCGTATGATATTCGCTAAACCGAAACTATTAGAAAAAGCATTATAA
- the ispD gene encoding 2-C-methyl-D-erythritol 4-phosphate cytidylyltransferase, protein MFYEVVIPAAGQGKRMKAGKNKLFIELSGIPIIVYTLRVFEEDPDCRGIILSINPAEKDYFSQLIAAYGLKKVKKLVMGGKERQQSVYNGLQHAGEEIVLVHDGARPFINVGQISELTTAASLHGGAVIAVPVKDTIKKASNNKVVETVERSSLWAVQTPQAFRVSILKSAYEQAEADAFLGTDDASLLERINEQVVIIEGNYDNIKITTQEDLYFAEAILHKQHGKR, encoded by the coding sequence ATGTTTTATGAAGTAGTGATACCTGCAGCTGGACAAGGCAAAAGAATGAAGGCGGGCAAGAATAAACTTTTTATTGAACTATCGGGTATCCCGATCATTGTTTATACACTGCGTGTCTTCGAAGAAGATCCTGACTGTCGGGGGATTATCCTTTCGATAAACCCGGCAGAAAAGGATTATTTCAGTCAATTGATTGCAGCATATGGGCTTAAAAAGGTCAAGAAACTGGTCATGGGTGGCAAGGAGCGCCAACAAAGCGTTTATAATGGACTGCAACATGCAGGAGAAGAAATCGTCCTGGTCCACGACGGTGCCCGCCCTTTTATCAATGTTGGGCAAATCAGTGAATTGACTACTGCAGCCTCCCTTCATGGAGGTGCCGTAATTGCAGTGCCCGTTAAGGATACGATTAAAAAAGCGTCAAACAATAAGGTAGTGGAAACAGTGGAACGATCTAGCTTGTGGGCGGTACAAACTCCACAAGCTTTTCGTGTATCCATATTAAAAAGCGCGTATGAACAGGCAGAAGCTGATGCATTTTTAGGGACGGATGATGCAAGTTTGCTAGAGCGGATCAATGAACAGGTAGTTATTATTGAGGGCAATTATGATAATATTAAAATTACGACTCAGGAAGACCTTTATTTTGCAGAAGCGATTTTACATAAACAACATGGAAAAAGATGA
- the ispF gene encoding 2-C-methyl-D-erythritol 2,4-cyclodiphosphate synthase, with protein MFRIGQGYDVHQLVEGRPLIIGGITIPYEKGLLGHSDADVLLHTVADACLGAIGAGDIGKHFPDTDPEFKDADSAKLLQYIWAIVKKEGYSLGNADCTIIAQSPKMAPYIEEMRGRIAELLDAPIDRINVKATTTEKLGFTGRSEGIAAQAVVLLVKSN; from the coding sequence ATGTTTAGAATAGGACAAGGATATGACGTTCATCAGCTTGTGGAGGGGAGACCTTTGATTATTGGCGGGATTACGATTCCGTATGAGAAAGGTTTGCTAGGTCATTCGGATGCGGATGTCCTTCTGCATACTGTTGCTGATGCCTGCTTGGGGGCAATTGGTGCCGGGGATATCGGTAAGCATTTTCCGGATACCGATCCTGAATTTAAAGATGCCGATTCGGCAAAACTGCTGCAGTATATTTGGGCGATCGTAAAAAAAGAAGGATATTCCCTAGGCAATGCGGACTGTACAATCATTGCACAAAGCCCGAAAATGGCACCGTATATTGAGGAAATGCGCGGCAGGATTGCTGAACTTTTAGATGCGCCGATAGACAGAATTAATGTAAAGGCGACCACTACCGAGAAACTTGGATTTACAGGCAGGAGCGAAGGAATCGCGGCACAGGCTGTGGTTTTATTGGTTAAATCAAACTAA